The following coding sequences are from one Humulus lupulus chromosome X, drHumLupu1.1, whole genome shotgun sequence window:
- the LOC133805436 gene encoding serine/threonine protein phosphatase 2A 55 kDa regulatory subunit B beta isoform-like isoform X1, whose product MNGGGDGASASAAAAPLDWKFSQVFGERTAGEEVQEVDIISAIEFDRTGDHLATGDRGGRVVLFERTDVREHAADRRDIERTDYSIGKHPEFRYKTEFQSHEPEFDYLKSLEIEEKINKIRWCQAANGALFLLSTNDKTIKYWKVQEKKVKKVCEMNLDPSKAMGNGPVAGSVSTGSKNCLANGGCKERTTNYPSNDILFPSGGFPSLKLPTVVTHETSLMARCRRVYAHAHDYHINSISNNSDGETFISADDLRINLWNLEISSQSFNIVDVKPANMEDLTEVITSAEFHPTHCNMLAYSSSKGSVRLIDMRQSALCDTHSKLFEEQETPGSRSFFTEIIASISDIKFAKDGRHILSRDYMTLKLWDINMDSGPVATFQVHEYLRPRLCDLYENDSIFDKFECCLSGDGRRVATGSYSNLFRVFGCSEGSTESTTLEASKNPTRRQVQNPTRPARSLGSLPRVLRRGADTSGTDTNGNGFDFTTKLLHLAWHPTENSLACAASNSLYMYYA is encoded by the exons ATGAACGGCGGCGGGGATGGGGCATCGGCTTCGGCTGCAGCGGCGCCGCTGGATTGGAAGTTCTCTCAGGTGTTTGGGGAGCGTACGGCCGGCGAAGAAGTTCAGGAAG TTGATATAATATCTGCCATTGAATTTGATAGAACTGGCGACCACCTGGCCACTGGAGACCGCGGAGGCCGTGTTGTCTTGTTTGAAAGAACAGATGTTAGGGAA CATGCTGCTGATCGGAGAGATATAGAGAGGACTGATTATTCAATCGGTAAACATCCCGAGTTCCGTTATAAAACTGAGTTCCAAAGTCATGAACCAGAG TTTGACTATCTCAAGAGTTTGGAAATTGAGGAGAAGATTAACAAGATTAGATGGTGCCAGGCAGCTAATGGTGCTTTGTTTCTTCTTTCAACAAATGACAAAACCATAAAATACTGGAAG GTTCAGGAGAAGAAGGTTAAGAAAGTATGTGAAATGAATTTGGATCCTTCTAAGGCAATGGGAAATGGTCCTGTTGCTGGCTCTGTTTCAACAGGCTCTAAAAATTGTCTTGCCAATGGAGGATGTAAAGAGAGAACCACCAATTATCCAAGCAATGATATATTATTTCCATCTGGGGGTTTTCCATCCCTAAAATTGCCCACGGTA GTGACTCATGAGACAAGTCTTATGGCTAGATGTCGAAGAGTCTATGCTCATGCTCATGACTATCATAtcaattcaatttcaaataacaG TGATGGTGAAACTTTTATCTCAGCTGATGACCTCCGAATTAATCTTTGGAACTTAGAAATTAGCAGTCAAAGTTTTAATATAGTTGACGTGAAGCCTGCAAACATGGAGGATCTAACTG AGGTGATAACGTCAGCAGAATTTCACCCTACTCATTGCAATATGTTAGCATATAGTAGCTCAAAAGGCTCAGTCCGCCTCATTGATATGAGGCAGTCGGCTTTATGCGACACTCACAGTAAACT ATTCGAGGAACAGGAAACCCCTGGTTCTAGGTCTTTTTTCACTGAGATTATAGCTTCCATCTCGGATATTAAGTTTGCTAAGGATGGAAGGCATATTCTCAGTCGTGACTACATGACTCTAAAG CTTTGGGACATAAATATGGATTCTGGCCCAGTTGCAACTTTCCAGGTTCATGAATACTTAAGGCCCAGG CTGTGTGACTTATACGAAAATGATTCTATCTTTGATAAATTCGAGTGTTGTCTAAGTGGAGATGGACGTCGAGTGGCAACAGGTTCCTACAG CAATCTTTTCCGTGTTTTTGGTTGTTCCGAAGGTAGCACAGAATCTACAACATTGGAAGCCAGCAAAAACCCCACAAG GAGACAAGTTCAAAATCCAACAAGGCCTGCAAGATCACTGGGCAGCCTTCCCCGTGTTCTGCGGCGAG GTGCGGATACCTCTGGAACCGATACGAACGGAAATGGTTTTGATTTCACAACAAAGTTGCTCCATCTTGCTTGGCATCCAACCGAAAACTCACTTGCCTGTGCCGCTTCAAATAGCCTTTACATGTATTATGCATAG
- the LOC133805436 gene encoding serine/threonine protein phosphatase 2A 55 kDa regulatory subunit B beta isoform-like isoform X2 — protein sequence MNGGGDGASASAAAAPLDWKFSQVFGERTAGEEVQEVDIISAIEFDRTGDHLATGDRGGRVVLFERTDVREHAADRRDIERTDYSIGKHPEFRYKTEFQSHEPEFDYLKSLEIEEKINKIRWCQAANGALFLLSTNDKTIKYWKVQEKKVKKVCEMNLDPSKAMGNGPVAGSVSTGSKNCLANGGCKERTTNYPSNDILFPSGGFPSLKLPTVTHETSLMARCRRVYAHAHDYHINSISNNSDGETFISADDLRINLWNLEISSQSFNIVDVKPANMEDLTEVITSAEFHPTHCNMLAYSSSKGSVRLIDMRQSALCDTHSKLFEEQETPGSRSFFTEIIASISDIKFAKDGRHILSRDYMTLKLWDINMDSGPVATFQVHEYLRPRLCDLYENDSIFDKFECCLSGDGRRVATGSYSNLFRVFGCSEGSTESTTLEASKNPTRRQVQNPTRPARSLGSLPRVLRRGADTSGTDTNGNGFDFTTKLLHLAWHPTENSLACAASNSLYMYYA from the exons ATGAACGGCGGCGGGGATGGGGCATCGGCTTCGGCTGCAGCGGCGCCGCTGGATTGGAAGTTCTCTCAGGTGTTTGGGGAGCGTACGGCCGGCGAAGAAGTTCAGGAAG TTGATATAATATCTGCCATTGAATTTGATAGAACTGGCGACCACCTGGCCACTGGAGACCGCGGAGGCCGTGTTGTCTTGTTTGAAAGAACAGATGTTAGGGAA CATGCTGCTGATCGGAGAGATATAGAGAGGACTGATTATTCAATCGGTAAACATCCCGAGTTCCGTTATAAAACTGAGTTCCAAAGTCATGAACCAGAG TTTGACTATCTCAAGAGTTTGGAAATTGAGGAGAAGATTAACAAGATTAGATGGTGCCAGGCAGCTAATGGTGCTTTGTTTCTTCTTTCAACAAATGACAAAACCATAAAATACTGGAAG GTTCAGGAGAAGAAGGTTAAGAAAGTATGTGAAATGAATTTGGATCCTTCTAAGGCAATGGGAAATGGTCCTGTTGCTGGCTCTGTTTCAACAGGCTCTAAAAATTGTCTTGCCAATGGAGGATGTAAAGAGAGAACCACCAATTATCCAAGCAATGATATATTATTTCCATCTGGGGGTTTTCCATCCCTAAAATTGCCCACG GTGACTCATGAGACAAGTCTTATGGCTAGATGTCGAAGAGTCTATGCTCATGCTCATGACTATCATAtcaattcaatttcaaataacaG TGATGGTGAAACTTTTATCTCAGCTGATGACCTCCGAATTAATCTTTGGAACTTAGAAATTAGCAGTCAAAGTTTTAATATAGTTGACGTGAAGCCTGCAAACATGGAGGATCTAACTG AGGTGATAACGTCAGCAGAATTTCACCCTACTCATTGCAATATGTTAGCATATAGTAGCTCAAAAGGCTCAGTCCGCCTCATTGATATGAGGCAGTCGGCTTTATGCGACACTCACAGTAAACT ATTCGAGGAACAGGAAACCCCTGGTTCTAGGTCTTTTTTCACTGAGATTATAGCTTCCATCTCGGATATTAAGTTTGCTAAGGATGGAAGGCATATTCTCAGTCGTGACTACATGACTCTAAAG CTTTGGGACATAAATATGGATTCTGGCCCAGTTGCAACTTTCCAGGTTCATGAATACTTAAGGCCCAGG CTGTGTGACTTATACGAAAATGATTCTATCTTTGATAAATTCGAGTGTTGTCTAAGTGGAGATGGACGTCGAGTGGCAACAGGTTCCTACAG CAATCTTTTCCGTGTTTTTGGTTGTTCCGAAGGTAGCACAGAATCTACAACATTGGAAGCCAGCAAAAACCCCACAAG GAGACAAGTTCAAAATCCAACAAGGCCTGCAAGATCACTGGGCAGCCTTCCCCGTGTTCTGCGGCGAG GTGCGGATACCTCTGGAACCGATACGAACGGAAATGGTTTTGATTTCACAACAAAGTTGCTCCATCTTGCTTGGCATCCAACCGAAAACTCACTTGCCTGTGCCGCTTCAAATAGCCTTTACATGTATTATGCATAG